The genomic segment TATTTGTaggatttaaaattaaaaagaaaagtctccTTGTGCACTGTTACAGTGTCTACAACCCATTTAATTAAACTCAGAGAAGTGGCTTTTGGTGCCAAACAAACTAAATCTGTTTTCTCATTTATACAAACCTATACTACCAACCTTTAATGCATGACCAACATTATTAAGGGAGAGTTAAgatttccttttcagtttctaCTGGAGACAAATGTGAGGTGGTCAAACTATCACTACACAATTCATGGTCACTGTGTTAGAATAACCTCGGCCTTAACCACTTACCTGACCAGGTGGTCATCTGCTCACTTTAACTGTTCAGCATTTCTCCTCAGAACAAGACAGACTCACTCTACACAACAGACATGATGGTAGTCTTGTCGAAATGTGAGGCGCCTGATCAAATGCCTCATCTTTGGTTCAAAAGCAACCCCAGCGTTTTGTGAAAGAGTTTTCTGAAACGTCATGTATCTGATCTGTTCTACAACTGCATTTGTGGTGATAATGATAAGGCCTGCAAGGAGACAAAACTCCAGTTCAAGTTTTCACCTTATTGGTGGAAGGAAGTTAAGTCAGCAGTCAGCTGTTCCAAATTAGACTGAAATGCTGAACTCAAATCACCTGGAAGCTCAACAAGAAGGAAAGACCAGAAAGATACTCAGCTGTGCTGTAGACATGCCTTGTGGGTATAGAAAAAGCCTAATGTGAACAAGCTGCAGGTGGTATCTACAAAAGGAAGAGGAATGCTATTCAGAACCCGTTTTAACTTTGGCACAATGAATCCACAAAATATTATCCTAAGCATATCAAGGGCTAttatgttttgattttaactgCAAAACAGGCTACATCCCAGGATGTGGCATTTCACAAGTAAGCACAAATTACATTTCCTGTTTGACATCTTGTGATAACAAAATCTTAAAAAGTTGATACTGAAGTTAGCATCCTTaatccttgtgttgtcctccgggTCCCGGTGACCTGGTTACACTTAGTAAAACTAAAACTGGTAAAATGCATAGCTGTCTTTAtgctgtatcccttcttgctGTTCACCCTTGTTAGCTCTGCTCCCTGCTCTTCATTCCTCAGCATGAAATCATGAGCTGCTAATTATATTGGCTTAAGGCGGGCTGTTCTATAAGGCCTCGGGGAGCGAAAACTCAGAGCATTGTAGATTGTGTAACAATAGCGTGGTGGGAGGAGACCGCACCCTGTATGTCCTCTACTTTGTGAACACGCTTTATAGTTTACACTTGAAATGGTGAGCCTTTGTGAACAAAAAAATACGCAGGTCTGAAAACCATAGCAACATTCATGTGTACTGATTTGTAGATGAACTGATAGATTCAGTTCGCAGTGGCAGTTCTCCAATAAATGTGGTTGCTACATAACAAGAAGCAGTACGTTTTGGTTTTAAGGATCTTGGATATCAATGTCAGAGGTCTGCGGTTTGTGATTTTAGTTCAATGATCCGGAACCTTCCCTTTTTTGCTTTTAGTTTGGTTCATTTGAGGAGAGCAGTTTAGCTTGACTcctacacacaaacagcagtaGAGTGCCACCTAACTGTGAGATAAGGGACGCCCTCCCAGTTCCCTGTAGCACCTCCTCTCTGGATATCAGGCCATGTCTCACGAATGGTTGGAGCAAAGCATCCTGGTATTTATTGTTGGGACTGTTTGTTTAGTGAGAGATGAGCTGCTCTGTTGCGGTAATTGCATTTCAGTCCCACTGAATCAGGACATGTCTCAAAATGCTTCTCCTTGAAGGCATTTATTGGTCCCATGTGATTACCAGGAAGACCCAAGCAATGAATAAGacatgtgatttctttttttcaaagtttttatgtAATCCATTCTAGAATGTCTCTAGAAATGTTAATGTCTAGGAAAAGTGAACCACTTTTTAAGCCGTAAGGTTTCAAACAGATGGGCAAGGATAATGGTTCATTTGACCTACTTTTACACATCCAAAAAGATGTCAGAGATGTGCATCCTTTTTTTggaccttaaaaaaaaagatcaaaataGTTTTCTTCTCACTATTTGAATTGCTGTCATGGGAGTGGTGGAAGAATTGCTGCTTTGTTTGGCTTTGACAGAAAGGTAACGATGAGCttattgggttttttttgcAGATAATTGGGTCACAACAATACAAGACGGCAAACATGCTTCGAGAGATTCAGGCGATGGGCTCACATGCCATGGATATCTACGACTACCTCTTAGCGGGAATTGGTAGGTGATTTACCTGACTAAATATAGAAGATCActctttttattgttgttgtctaatgtattttttgtctttttttttttttagatccacGGCTGAAGGAATATCCACTGATGCAGAATCCTATTCCCATGTCCTCAATATTGCTGTGTTACCTATTCTTTGTAATGTACCTTGGACCTCGCATAATGGCCAATCGAAAGCCCTTCCAGCTAAAGGAAGCCATGATAGTCTACAACTTCACGCTAGTGGCACTGTCAGTATTCATTGTCTACGAAGTAAGCCACTGCTACTTTACGTCTCCAACATTTAAAGATTTGTAATTAAGTTACTTTctacacattttaaacatttcatgTGTTGACATGGCTTAATTTGTGTAGTTTTTGTGTAATTTATATCTGAAAGGATCACTTTTTTGTTCTTACTTTGTACCTATGACTACAAACCAAGTAAATAAGATGTTGTTATTTAGTTCCTGATGTCTGGTTGGGCCACAACATATACCTGGCGATGTGACGCAGTTGATACGTCTGACAGTCCTCAAGCACTTCGAGTAAGTCCCCTCTAACTACTTTGTCATATACAATTCCTCATTTAACGTGAAGTGAAATGATTATTTTACCGAGTCTTTGTTCTCCTCACCAGATGGTCCGAGTGGCCTGGCTGTTCTGGTTCTCCAAGATTATTGAGCTCATCGACACAGTACGTTCAGTCTTTTACTTGACCGCCTTGATGTGCAGTTTTGGTCACAACAGCTGGGCTTTAACTAATCAATAACCTCTTTCGGTCAGATGTTCTTCGTTTTGAGGAAAAAGCACGGCCAGGTCACCTTCCTGCACATCTTCCACCACTCCTTTATGCCCTGGACCTGGTGGTGGGGAGTTGCCTATGCTCCTGGTGAGTACACATTAACAAAATCTTGATTTTTCAAAGAATTTGAAAATTATTAATGGAGGAGCATCCGCAGGTTGTAGCGTTGTTACGTCATCCTGCAAACCAATCTTTGTAGCTACATGACCTGTACAATCAGCAACACTGTCCTCCATTTGGTTTCTGCTTGTCTTGTTAAAGAAGCTTGTGAGAGTTCTGTTTAGTCATACGAAAATGATTAACCAAGTTTCTGACCTTGCGAGATAAATCGAGAATGTAGAGGACATAGAGGTTTTTTAAAGGTCTGAGTCGGCCTAATCCTGTTTGTGATTATTACCCCAGGTGGAATGGGATCTTTTCATGCCATGGTGAATTCCTCCGTCCACGTCATCATGTATTTCTACTACGGCCTTGCTGCTGCTGGACCACGCTTCCAGAAGTTTTTGTGGTGGAAGAAATACATGACTGCCATTCAGCTGGTACAAACaccctattttcctgtttaTCAAATAATTAATTTTTCATTTGAATTGTGCTACTTGTAGGCTTCAGGGATCAGCTCCAGGACAGCATGATGTAGCTTGAATGCATGTTCTGTCGGCACGTTTTTGAAATCCCAAGTTAATGTCTCCGCTCCAAAGgcaccaagacaaattcctccacatttatttatagtaAGTGCTTGGCTGACTCCTGATTTCTTCCCAACAGACCCAGTTTGTTCTGGTATCTCTCCACGCTACCCAGTATTACTTCATGGACAGTTGTGACTATCAGTTCCCAATGGTGCTCCACCTCATCTGGATGTATGGAACCTTCTTCTTTGTGCTCTTCTCCAACTTCTGGATCCAAGCTTACGTGAAGGGTAAGCGGTTGCCAAAACAAGACGTAAAGCAGTGTAAGAACGGCACAGCTGTCCACACCAACGGCAAACACCACGAGAACGGCATTAACCACGGAACCAGCAACGGAGCCAGCAACAGCTCTGCTCCCCACGAGAATGGCAGCATTCACGTGAGCAAGATGAAGAAGGCCTAGGACCCCTGGAAGGAAACACCCAAGAAGTATGACCCAGTGAAGCTGTTAAAACTACGGATTCCAAAGATAGTTTTggctgtgtttcttttcttgtttttgggTTCATGTGCAACACATGGCGAGATGACGTGGTCAATGATTTCCACAGTTAGGGTCCCCTAtttggttggtttgtttttttgagtTGGTAAACCATTTATGGAACAAAATGTATGAAGAGAAGATGTTTTCACTTAAATGTTATCTTCACTGATTTTGCAACAACCTCTAGTTCAGTATCACACTGGTGGCCTTTTCA from the Sander vitreus isolate 19-12246 chromosome 9, sanVit1, whole genome shotgun sequence genome contains:
- the elovl1b gene encoding elongation of very long chain fatty acids protein 1b — protein: MLREIQAMGSHAMDIYDYLLAGIDPRLKEYPLMQNPIPMSSILLCYLFFVMYLGPRIMANRKPFQLKEAMIVYNFTLVALSVFIVYEFLMSGWATTYTWRCDAVDTSDSPQALRMVRVAWLFWFSKIIELIDTMFFVLRKKHGQVTFLHIFHHSFMPWTWWWGVAYAPGGMGSFHAMVNSSVHVIMYFYYGLAAAGPRFQKFLWWKKYMTAIQLTQFVLVSLHATQYYFMDSCDYQFPMVLHLIWMYGTFFFVLFSNFWIQAYVKGKRLPKQDVKQCKNGTAVHTNGKHHENGINHGTSNGASNSSAPHENGSIHVSKMKKA